The following coding sequences are from one Clostridioides difficile ATCC 9689 = DSM 1296 window:
- a CDS encoding serine hydrolase domain-containing protein, translated as MNKNNCLDLIFEKVDPSSVGMSSEKLSQLEPLIISQYSNINGIIIARKGKIVFEKYYNGYNADDTFHVASVTKSIISALIGIAIDKGYIKDVDQKVVDFFPEYTCSPSEICKKAVTIRHLLTMTAPYPFKNMTESLERLCKQKDWIKYTLNQLGQKGEIGTFKYSSAGTHLLSAIITKTTGKSAREFANEYLFKPIGMKVIPDYDMKDFGFEDFFGKNLKGWAKDRQGYSIGGWGLTLSARDMLRFGFLYLNDGIWNNKRIISKSWIEESVKMNSNEYGYLWWLCKKDGVLWYSAMGTGGNAICCIPQYDLVIAIPSKIVFKPRDRWEFIEKYILTSIID; from the coding sequence ATGAATAAAAACAATTGCTTAGACTTAATTTTTGAAAAAGTAGATCCTTCAAGTGTTGGTATGAGTTCAGAAAAGCTTTCACAACTTGAACCTTTAATAATCTCACAATATAGCAATATAAATGGTATAATTATTGCAAGAAAAGGAAAAATTGTCTTTGAAAAGTACTATAATGGATATAATGCTGATGATACTTTTCATGTTGCATCAGTTACAAAAAGTATTATATCAGCCTTAATAGGTATTGCAATAGATAAAGGATATATAAAAGATGTTGACCAAAAGGTTGTTGATTTTTTTCCTGAATATACTTGTAGTCCTTCTGAAATATGTAAAAAAGCAGTAACTATACGTCACCTACTTACAATGACTGCACCATACCCTTTTAAAAATATGACTGAGTCTTTAGAAAGACTTTGCAAACAAAAAGATTGGATAAAATATACCTTGAATCAACTTGGTCAAAAAGGCGAAATTGGTACTTTCAAATATTCTTCAGCTGGAACGCACCTACTTTCAGCTATTATAACAAAAACTACTGGAAAATCTGCTCGTGAATTTGCTAATGAATACTTATTTAAACCTATTGGTATGAAAGTTATACCAGATTATGATATGAAAGATTTTGGTTTTGAAGATTTCTTTGGAAAAAATCTTAAGGGTTGGGCAAAAGATAGACAGGGTTATTCTATAGGTGGCTGGGGACTTACATTGAGTGCTAGAGATATGTTGCGATTTGGTTTTCTGTATTTAAATGATGGTATTTGGAATAATAAACGTATTATATCTAAATCGTGGATTGAAGAATCAGTTAAAATGAATAGTAATGAATACGGTTATCTGTGGTGGCTATGTAAAAAAGATGGTGTTTTGTGGTATTCAGCAATGGGAACTGGAGGAAATGCTATTTGTTGTATTCCACAATATGACTTAGTAATAGCCATACCATCTAAAATAGTGTTTAAACCTCGTGATAGATGGGAGTTTATTGAAAAATATATACTTACTTCTATAATAGATTAA
- a CDS encoding MerR family transcriptional regulator, which translates to MDTYTTSEVADLIGVHPNTVRLYEELNLIPKPKRNTNGYRIFNDFHIEQFRFARTALKIEVVQRGLRKDALEIVRTSANRDFDKAISLVNQYLQQLEIEKSNAEEALTIVAQILNGNTPETNKLFLTRKETAEHLNVTIDTLRNWEMNGLLKVKRKQNGYRVYTDEDIKRLKIISALRCANYSLSAILRMLNALSSNPNTNIKTVLDTPKDDDEIISVCDKLITSLKEAEHNAKTMKSHLQIMKKQFS; encoded by the coding sequence ATGGACACTTACACGACATCAGAGGTAGCAGATTTAATTGGTGTACATCCTAATACAGTACGTTTATATGAAGAACTAAACTTAATACCTAAACCTAAGCGTAATACCAATGGTTATCGTATCTTTAATGATTTTCATATAGAACAATTTAGATTTGCTCGTACAGCCTTGAAAATTGAAGTGGTACAAAGGGGATTAAGAAAAGATGCCCTTGAGATTGTAAGAACATCAGCGAATAGGGACTTTGATAAGGCTATTAGTCTTGTAAATCAATACTTGCAACAATTAGAAATAGAAAAATCTAATGCCGAGGAAGCACTTACTATTGTTGCACAGATTTTAAATGGAAATACTCCAGAAACAAATAAACTCTTTTTAACTAGAAAAGAAACTGCAGAACACTTAAATGTTACAATAGATACTTTAAGAAATTGGGAAATGAATGGTTTGTTAAAAGTAAAAAGAAAACAAAATGGTTATCGTGTATATACTGATGAAGATATAAAACGACTTAAAATTATAAGCGCACTTCGTTGTGCAAATTATTCTCTTTCAGCTATTTTACGAATGTTAAATGCTTTATCTTCTAATCCTAATACTAATATTAAAACTGTCCTTGACACTCCAAAAGATGATGACGAAATTATCTCAGTGTGTGACAAACTGATAACTTCATTGAAAGAAGCTGAACATAATGCAAAAACCATGAAATCTCATCTTCAAATTATGAAAAAACAATTTTCCTAG
- a CDS encoding excinuclease ABC subunit UvrA: MKEIKINGAKIHNLKNIDVSIPKDKLVVATGVSGSGKSSLMFDIVFEEGRKQYLQSLGILAGIDSEDKFDNIQGLAPTIAVQQNIIRQSNPRSTVGTRTNILNMLTLLYSVEGQIMCTMCDTPVSDNLICNNCGYEEERLRPSYFSYNSSDGMCMKCSGHGAYFEINIEKLVLDKHDTLKQVLDRAKITPGYLRVFSKKFNDYLDIQFLQLPEEIRNEVLYGHYENGKKSSSLSKVFHNRYKRGEDLNGVYTMTACSDCNGFKIGEEARRVLLNGKHIGELGKMTILEIDDFLKLLINQGNLNTFGTNLVNDILSKTQHLIESRLGHLSLYREMSTLSGGEMQRLFLNSHLDSEMDSLIYVLDEPTAGLHESEKIDILKSIKKLKDLGNTVIVVEHDKNTIKMAEHIIDIGPKAGVEGGQLVYQGDLEGLLQSNKSLTGQYLSGKYPMPNRTSNKNITHTDKIPCITIQNANTNNLKNVTVSLPLSAMVGISGKSGSGKSSLISDTLLPLLRSQFNNHTINNQINSSESEIGEEDDYAVVETIADRLIGTKHISGYSEISQSPIGKNMNSTPASYIGIWDKIRTLFAGQPKSLERGFTAGHFSFNSKGACPKCSGSGYEKVWLGNNLSIDHICSECQGKRFNDESLSIKYKNKNIHDILNMSVSESVYFFKDIPNIVSHLNVLEQIGMGYIKLGQPTPTLSGGESQRIKLAKEIGKKRNGNILYVLDEPTTGLSLYDTSKLIQLLDELVENGNSVIVVEHDIDVLNVCDWIVELGPEGGDKGGYIIAEGSPKALKENPKSITGRYL; this comes from the coding sequence ATGAAAGAAATAAAAATTAATGGAGCAAAGATACACAATCTTAAAAATATAGATGTTTCTATCCCCAAAGATAAGCTTGTTGTTGCAACAGGTGTCAGTGGCTCAGGTAAGTCTAGCCTTATGTTTGACATTGTATTTGAGGAAGGGCGTAAACAATATCTGCAATCTTTAGGTATACTTGCAGGTATTGATAGTGAAGATAAGTTTGATAATATTCAAGGTTTAGCTCCCACTATAGCTGTTCAACAAAATATTATTCGCCAGAGCAATCCTCGTTCAACAGTAGGCACAAGAACCAATATTCTCAACATGCTTACACTATTGTATTCAGTGGAAGGTCAAATAATGTGTACTATGTGTGATACTCCTGTAAGCGATAATCTAATTTGCAATAATTGTGGATATGAGGAAGAACGATTAAGACCAAGTTATTTCTCATACAACTCTTCAGATGGAATGTGTATGAAGTGCTCTGGACATGGTGCATATTTTGAGATTAATATTGAAAAATTAGTCCTTGATAAGCATGACACCCTAAAACAAGTCTTAGATAGAGCAAAGATTACACCAGGATATTTGAGAGTATTTTCTAAAAAATTCAACGATTATTTAGACATACAATTCTTACAACTACCTGAAGAAATAAGAAATGAAGTACTCTATGGTCATTATGAAAATGGTAAAAAAAGTTCCTCTTTATCAAAGGTATTTCACAATCGTTACAAAAGGGGCGAAGATTTAAATGGAGTTTATACTATGACTGCCTGTTCAGATTGTAATGGTTTTAAAATTGGTGAAGAAGCACGTAGAGTACTTTTAAACGGAAAACATATTGGAGAACTTGGAAAAATGACGATTTTAGAAATTGATGATTTCCTTAAACTCTTAATAAATCAAGGTAATTTAAACACATTTGGTACAAATCTTGTAAATGATATTTTATCCAAAACTCAACATTTAATAGAATCACGATTAGGTCATCTATCCTTATACCGAGAAATGTCAACTTTGAGTGGTGGGGAAATGCAAAGACTATTTTTAAATTCACATCTCGATTCAGAGATGGACTCATTAATTTATGTGCTTGATGAACCAACAGCTGGATTGCATGAATCAGAAAAAATAGACATCTTAAAATCAATAAAGAAACTTAAAGATTTAGGCAATACGGTCATAGTAGTTGAGCATGATAAAAACACAATTAAAATGGCAGAACATATTATTGATATTGGTCCAAAAGCTGGTGTTGAAGGTGGTCAATTAGTATATCAAGGAGATTTAGAAGGTCTACTTCAATCCAACAAATCACTTACTGGGCAGTATCTATCTGGAAAATATCCAATGCCTAATAGAACAAGCAATAAAAATATTACACATACTGATAAAATACCTTGTATAACTATTCAAAATGCAAATACAAATAATCTTAAAAATGTAACTGTATCATTACCTTTGAGTGCTATGGTTGGAATATCTGGAAAATCAGGTAGTGGCAAGAGTTCACTTATATCAGACACCCTACTTCCTCTTCTTAGAAGCCAATTTAATAACCATACTATCAATAATCAAATAAATTCTTCAGAGAGTGAAATAGGTGAGGAAGACGATTATGCAGTTGTTGAAACTATTGCAGATAGACTGATTGGTACTAAACATATTTCTGGATATTCAGAGATATCCCAATCTCCTATTGGCAAAAATATGAACTCAACTCCTGCTTCTTATATTGGTATATGGGATAAGATACGTACACTATTTGCAGGTCAGCCAAAATCGTTAGAACGAGGATTTACAGCTGGTCATTTCTCATTTAACTCCAAAGGTGCTTGTCCTAAATGTAGTGGTAGTGGATATGAAAAGGTCTGGTTGGGAAATAATCTAAGTATAGACCATATATGCAGTGAATGTCAGGGAAAAAGATTTAATGATGAATCTTTATCTATTAAATATAAAAATAAAAATATACATGATATTTTAAATATGAGTGTTTCTGAATCTGTATATTTCTTCAAGGATATTCCAAATATTGTTTCACACTTAAATGTATTAGAACAAATAGGTATGGGGTATATAAAATTAGGCCAACCTACACCAACTTTAAGTGGTGGTGAATCCCAAAGAATCAAACTTGCAAAAGAAATTGGTAAAAAACGAAATGGTAATATCCTTTATGTATTGGATGAGCCAACTACTGGTCTAAGTCTATATGATACTTCTAAGTTGATTCAATTATTAGATGAATTGGTTGAAAATGGAAATTCTGTAATTGTTGTTGAACATGATATAGATGTATTAAATGTTTGTGACTGGATTGTTGAGCTTGGTCCAGAAGGTGGTGACAAAGGAGGTTATATAATTGCAGAAGGTTCTCCAAAAGCTCTAAAAGAAAATCCAAAATCTATAACAGGGAGGTATCTTTAA
- the cme gene encoding multidrug efflux MFS transporter Cme translates to MENKNTNSTWKKKVILFLASQYISLFGSSLVQMAMIWYVTLQTSSGVWVTVLTVCSFIPQMIISFFAGVWADYYNRKVLIIVSDSTIAISTLVLILFMMSSNGTTSELIAISVISVIRSLGSGVQTPAVNAMIPQLVPEEHLMRFNGINSSLQSIVQFIVPIVAAAILGFGNKINQVLLIDVFTAIIAIVLLIFIKIPKHDIPKQTEKVSFFADMVSGIKYCFSDKFIRKVLFTYGAFMLLCVPSGFLIGLLIERTFGKGYIYLSIIEMIGFLGMVLGGLIIGVFGGFKNRNKTFFLAILSYAIFSIILGLVTQAWQFFIFMFFTNFSIPIIQASAMTMLQEHVAPQMLGRVLSLPIIIYTGFIPLGMMIFGPMADVISINNLIIIAGIILLFFALAIPYSKQFYKQGISKSNESE, encoded by the coding sequence ATGGAAAACAAAAATACTAATTCTACATGGAAGAAAAAAGTCATTCTTTTTTTAGCAAGTCAATATATTTCCTTATTTGGCTCATCACTTGTACAAATGGCAATGATATGGTATGTCACACTTCAGACATCATCAGGTGTATGGGTAACAGTTTTAACTGTATGCTCCTTTATACCTCAAATGATAATTTCTTTTTTTGCTGGTGTATGGGCAGACTACTACAATCGAAAGGTACTCATAATTGTATCAGATTCAACAATTGCTATATCTACATTAGTTCTAATTCTATTTATGATGTCATCAAATGGCACAACAAGTGAATTAATAGCCATATCAGTAATATCTGTTATACGTTCACTAGGAAGTGGTGTACAAACACCTGCTGTAAACGCAATGATTCCTCAACTTGTACCAGAAGAACATTTAATGCGTTTTAATGGTATAAATAGTAGCCTACAATCTATAGTACAATTTATAGTTCCTATTGTAGCTGCTGCAATACTTGGATTTGGTAATAAAATAAATCAAGTTCTTTTAATTGATGTATTTACTGCAATTATTGCTATTGTATTATTGATATTCATCAAAATTCCTAAACATGATATACCAAAACAAACTGAAAAAGTCTCATTTTTTGCAGATATGGTATCAGGGATAAAGTACTGTTTTTCAGATAAGTTCATTAGAAAAGTGCTTTTTACTTATGGAGCATTCATGCTTCTTTGTGTTCCATCAGGATTTCTTATAGGACTTCTTATTGAACGAACATTTGGCAAGGGTTATATATACCTGTCTATTATTGAAATGATTGGATTTTTAGGTATGGTTTTAGGTGGATTGATTATAGGAGTTTTTGGTGGTTTTAAAAATAGAAATAAGACCTTTTTTCTAGCAATATTATCCTATGCTATTTTTTCAATTATTCTAGGTCTTGTAACACAAGCTTGGCAATTTTTTATATTTATGTTTTTTACGAATTTTTCAATTCCAATTATTCAAGCATCAGCTATGACTATGTTGCAAGAGCATGTAGCACCACAAATGCTAGGTCGAGTTCTTAGCTTACCTATTATTATATATACTGGTTTTATTCCTCTTGGTATGATGATTTTCGGACCAATGGCAGATGTAATTTCTATTAATAATTTAATAATCATAGCAGGGATTATACTTTTATTTTTTGCTTTGGCTATCCCCTATTCAAAACAATTTTACAAGCAAGGAATATCTAAGTCAAATGAATCCGAGTAA
- a CDS encoding ABC transporter permease, translating into MYSKFFTLVKKEFWMMIYGKFFVLTLGSLILYSCYINFGYVKFMDEDSYHNNVYLYNPENISMSASPLINQVSSIGELKAKLDEDTSAVCIDMSSSKPKVILHESIKGVDDYRADYALSLLSSEKDHNSKISDNNAIIQINDKDTSEIKQRKDMTCEILFFEIVAIGFLGIASLLFKEKQMGVMRITGILPVKRSLFILSKIFAFLICDLCFTVLLVVFNIGFFEGIKILPQVLVQASILSIIMSLIGIGCSMLLRDFKQFSLIYLVVAVFITTPIFLSANTSFEIDWIKYHPFYHVYSQLKNAFFMNFSKELVYFVVCSLTIIVLFLLVKYIFNKELVREG; encoded by the coding sequence ATGTACTCTAAATTTTTTACCTTAGTAAAAAAAGAGTTTTGGATGATGATTTATGGTAAATTTTTTGTGCTGACACTTGGCTCTCTCATACTTTATTCGTGTTATATTAATTTTGGTTATGTAAAGTTTATGGATGAAGATAGTTATCACAATAATGTATATCTATATAATCCAGAGAATATAAGCATGAGTGCATCTCCATTAATTAATCAAGTTTCTTCTATAGGTGAATTAAAAGCAAAACTTGATGAAGATACAAGTGCAGTTTGTATTGATATGAGTTCCAGTAAGCCGAAAGTAATTTTACATGAAAGTATTAAAGGAGTTGACGATTATAGAGCTGACTATGCATTGTCATTATTATCATCAGAAAAAGACCATAATAGCAAAATATCAGACAACAATGCAATAATTCAAATTAATGATAAGGATACATCTGAGATAAAACAAAGAAAAGACATGACTTGTGAGATTTTATTCTTTGAAATTGTAGCTATTGGATTTTTAGGGATTGCCTCTTTATTATTTAAAGAAAAGCAGATGGGAGTAATGCGTATTACTGGTATTTTACCTGTAAAAAGAAGTCTTTTTATATTATCAAAGATATTTGCTTTTTTGATATGTGACCTATGTTTTACAGTTCTTTTAGTAGTATTTAATATTGGATTTTTTGAAGGAATAAAAATACTTCCACAAGTATTAGTTCAAGCTAGTATTTTATCAATTATTATGTCTTTGATTGGAATAGGATGCTCAATGTTATTGAGAGATTTTAAGCAATTTTCTCTTATATATCTTGTGGTTGCTGTATTCATAACTACACCTATATTTCTATCTGCAAATACATCTTTTGAAATAGATTGGATTAAATATCATCCCTTCTATCATGTTTATAGTCAGCTTAAAAATGCGTTTTTCATGAATTTTTCAAAAGAATTAGTTTATTTTGTAGTGTGTTCTTTGACAATAATAGTTCTATTTTTACTTGTAAAATATATTTTTAATAAAGAGTTGGTTAGGGAGGGATAA
- a CDS encoding conserved phage C-terminal domain-containing protein has protein sequence MSNSFYQLNSAVLYFNEKRDVNRIRFNHYVMRKENIQRLKGTLPRGQFMMTVRKAASDLDVSISTISRLVNEFIDLGILRLISRGVKGNCCSVYSYVCSESSNAEIVTKNGDIFKNIEKYIDATINNNQKTMKYKHRDELFKNSNTNIYSRINQESIDKDYDLIIHTGYETENETKKKELLKNNLNKKNLNKNTFENSDEDLTEDSTYKNPESIHEIIIRKLNSESGKNFKADLSITKALIDKRLKEGYSLEDFYKVIEAKVRRWRYTDMEIYIEPTILFGYEFESYLNEESSLSACNYGDMCYEDMY, from the coding sequence ATGAGTAATAGTTTTTATCAATTAAATTCAGCAGTATTATATTTTAATGAAAAAAGAGATGTAAATAGAATAAGGTTTAATCACTATGTAATGAGAAAAGAAAATATACAAAGATTAAAAGGAACTCTGCCAAGAGGACAATTTATGATGACAGTAAGGAAAGCTGCATCTGACCTTGATGTATCTATATCTACAATAAGTAGACTTGTAAATGAATTTATAGATTTAGGTATATTGAGGTTAATAAGTAGGGGAGTAAAGGGAAATTGTTGTTCTGTATATAGTTATGTTTGTTCTGAAAGTAGTAATGCAGAAATTGTAACAAAGAATGGTGATATTTTCAAAAATATAGAGAAATACATTGATGCAACTATTAACAATAACCAAAAAACAATGAAATATAAACATAGAGATGAGTTGTTTAAGAACAGTAATACCAACATATACAGCCGTATAAATCAAGAGAGTATAGACAAAGATTATGATTTGATAATTCATACTGGGTATGAAACAGAAAATGAGACAAAGAAAAAAGAATTATTAAAAAATAATTTAAATAAAAAGAATTTAAATAAAAATACCTTTGAAAATTCGGATGAAGATTTGACTGAAGATTCTACTTATAAAAATCCAGAAAGCATACATGAAATTATTATAAGAAAATTAAATAGTGAATCAGGAAAAAATTTTAAAGCTGATTTGAGTATAACTAAGGCACTTATAGATAAAAGATTAAAAGAAGGGTATAGTTTAGAAGATTTTTACAAGGTTATAGAGGCAAAGGTAAGAAGATGGAGATATACAGATATGGAAATATATATAGAACCAACAATTCTGTTTGGGTATGAATTTGAGTCGTATTTAAATGAGGAGAGTTCTTTATCTGCTTGTAATTATGGTGATATGTGTTATGAAGATATGTATTGA
- a CDS encoding ABC transporter ATP-binding protein has protein sequence MIKVEELKFSYGKDKQILHGLNFEVKEGEIFGFLGPNGSGKSTTQKILNGVLKGYNGHVSIFGKEVKAYTESLYQKIGVLFEFPYLYTNLSAIDNLEYFSSFYPKNQRRDIYELLDLLEFKKEFINKPVSSYSKGMKQRISMARALVSNPKLLFLDEPTSGLDPSGAVLFRKIIEEERKKGTTIFLTTHNMLDADLMCNNVAFIADGKIMVIDKPKNLKMKNSNNKVEVEFVYNGNRDIEIVDIQELESGITFKYDEILSVHSKEPTLEEVFIKYTGRMLV, from the coding sequence ATGATAAAAGTAGAAGAGTTGAAATTTTCTTATGGAAAAGATAAACAGATATTGCATGGACTTAATTTTGAAGTAAAAGAAGGAGAAATATTTGGATTTCTTGGACCTAATGGTTCAGGAAAATCCACAACACAAAAAATCTTAAATGGTGTTTTAAAAGGTTACAATGGTCATGTATCCATTTTTGGTAAGGAAGTTAAAGCATACACAGAATCTTTATATCAAAAGATTGGTGTTTTATTTGAATTTCCTTATTTATATACCAATTTAAGTGCAATTGATAATTTAGAATATTTTTCGTCTTTTTATCCTAAAAATCAAAGGAGAGATATATATGAACTCTTAGATTTGTTAGAGTTTAAGAAAGAGTTTATAAATAAGCCTGTATCATCCTACTCAAAAGGTATGAAGCAACGTATTAGTATGGCAAGAGCATTGGTAAGTAATCCAAAGTTGTTATTTTTAGATGAGCCTACTAGTGGACTTGACCCATCTGGAGCTGTACTATTTCGTAAGATTATTGAAGAAGAACGAAAAAAAGGAACAACTATCTTTTTGACTACTCATAATATGCTAGATGCAGATTTAATGTGTAACAATGTGGCTTTTATTGCAGATGGAAAGATTATGGTAATAGATAAACCCAAAAATTTAAAAATGAAAAATAGCAATAATAAAGTTGAAGTGGAATTTGTATATAATGGAAATCGAGATATTGAAATTGTAGATATACAAGAGTTAGAATCTGGAATAACTTTTAAATATGATGAAATCTTAAGTGTACATTCAAAAGAACCTACACTAGAAGAAGTTTTTATTAAATACACAGGAAGGATGTTAGTGTAA
- a CDS encoding AraC family transcriptional regulator: MTNAKSKKEYLNRICKVQDYIEEHLHEPLSLDELSNIAGFSKFHFHRIFKAIEKETLAQYVNRLKLENATAFLIHRTDMTVTDIAHYFGFTDSAVFSRAFKNYYKISPIKYRNNYSKNCKEPYKISQYNRSISKPKCKNTREVKGEIEILELDNMNTIYTRYTGSYGNLTSTFPKLLERLFTYASEQNLLGLENTQILAIYHDNPQFTQEHQLRTSICMTIPDNIVVKENDNLGNMIIPSGKYLVGHFDISKSEYSDAWDFMYNEWLSNGNYKLRASFPFEVYLNNPHNHPQNRHLVDIYLPIEPF; the protein is encoded by the coding sequence ATGACAAATGCTAAAAGTAAAAAAGAATATCTAAATCGTATTTGCAAAGTGCAAGACTATATAGAAGAACATTTACATGAACCTCTTTCTCTTGATGAACTTTCTAATATAGCAGGTTTTTCAAAATTTCATTTTCATAGAATCTTCAAAGCAATAGAAAAAGAAACTTTGGCACAGTATGTAAATAGGCTAAAACTAGAAAATGCAACTGCTTTTCTTATTCATAGAACTGACATGACTGTTACTGATATTGCACACTACTTTGGCTTTACTGATTCAGCAGTTTTCTCGAGAGCATTTAAAAATTACTATAAAATAAGCCCTATAAAATATAGAAACAATTATAGCAAGAATTGCAAAGAACCATATAAAATTTCTCAGTACAATAGAAGCATATCAAAACCTAAATGTAAGAATACTAGAGAGGTTAAAGGTGAAATTGAAATTCTAGAACTTGATAATATGAATACTATTTACACTAGGTATACTGGTTCATATGGTAATCTAACCAGTACTTTCCCAAAACTTTTAGAACGGTTATTCACATATGCAAGTGAGCAGAATCTACTTGGACTTGAAAACACACAAATATTAGCCATTTATCATGATAATCCACAATTTACACAGGAGCATCAATTAAGGACTAGTATTTGCATGACTATTCCAGATAACATAGTTGTCAAAGAGAATGACAATCTTGGCAATATGATAATACCTTCTGGAAAATATCTTGTGGGACATTTTGATATTTCAAAATCTGAATATAGTGATGCGTGGGATTTTATGTATAATGAATGGCTATCAAATGGTAATTATAAGCTACGTGCCTCCTTCCCTTTTGAAGTATATCTTAACAACCCACACAATCACCCTCAAAATAGACACTTGGTCGATATATATTTACCTATAGAACCTTTTTAA
- a CDS encoding ABC transporter permease → MIGLRYQLKSIKKDKMCIISFFLPVVMAILINFMGTIDISSLGEIRFGIVKDTLPVQTEQWLKKYGMVSVYDTKMHLIREIKDIKTDTIGVVRDGKGIKTVLYGNEINAIKNVGKTLPEMFRLKGDLKDVEVTILPKDSILKEFQNVFIAMILITAMFMGCTFNAMNIISEKEDGISFINEVLPQSRSQYIIQKVFLGLLCGCLSSMITVFICLDISILDMIMMLLLVVFSAFISSLIGLFIGKLSEGLMVGIVYIKIVMILFIGTPLLIYLLGVNTSGIGNLCYIMPSVATFNGIMEIINGNVIIIKDIVILAVHCVVWFMIYIILDKKRKLSFSR, encoded by the coding sequence TTGATAGGATTACGTTACCAGTTAAAGAGTATAAAAAAAGATAAAATGTGTATAATTTCCTTCTTTTTACCAGTTGTTATGGCGATTTTAATAAATTTTATGGGAACAATTGATATATCTTCATTAGGGGAGATACGTTTTGGTATAGTGAAGGATACACTTCCTGTACAAACAGAGCAGTGGTTGAAGAAGTATGGTATGGTAAGTGTATATGACACAAAAATGCATTTAATACGTGAAATTAAGGATATTAAAACGGACACAATTGGAGTTGTTAGAGATGGTAAAGGGATAAAAACTGTGCTTTATGGAAATGAGATTAATGCTATAAAAAATGTTGGAAAGACATTGCCAGAGATGTTTAGACTAAAGGGTGATTTAAAAGATGTTGAGGTTACAATATTGCCTAAAGATAGTATTTTAAAAGAGTTTCAAAATGTTTTTATTGCCATGATTTTAATTACTGCTATGTTTATGGGATGCACCTTTAATGCAATGAATATTATATCTGAAAAAGAAGATGGAATATCATTTATAAATGAAGTTTTGCCACAGAGTAGAAGTCAGTATATTATACAAAAAGTATTTTTGGGTCTTTTATGTGGGTGTTTATCTTCAATGATAACTGTATTTATATGTTTGGATATTTCAATATTAGATATGATAATGATGTTGTTACTCGTTGTATTTTCAGCATTTATTTCATCACTTATAGGTTTATTTATTGGAAAGTTGTCAGAAGGTCTTATGGTAGGAATTGTTTATATTAAAATAGTAATGATTTTATTTATAGGTACTCCTTTGTTAATATATCTTCTAGGGGTTAATACCAGTGGTATAGGGAATTTATGCTATATAATGCCTTCAGTTGCTACATTTAATGGTATTATGGAGATTATTAATGGTAATGTCATTATTATCAAAGATATTGTAATTTTGGCTGTACATTGTGTAGTATGGTTTATGATATATATTATTTTAGATAAAAAAAGAAAGTTATCTTTTAGTAGATAA